The Danio aesculapii chromosome 8, fDanAes4.1, whole genome shotgun sequence genome window below encodes:
- the si:ch211-51h9.7 gene encoding protein cereblon has product MQFPGCLAVCFALWLRLGLCCPGLLLCRSCGHELAEDADLSFVPSRMALSHRNDTVIGGKRVSVQLFENPHGFQFEVVTFRRADVLKHWPADRHFSWYPGHSWTAATCPRCKTHLGWAFQPSDWPRTVTREEFEGSDQTFVALILDRLLQEHFASTLLMTPKSFRS; this is encoded by the exons ATGCAGTTCCCGGGGTGTTTGGCGGTGTGTTTCGCACTGTGGCTCCGGCTCGGGCTCTGCTGTCCCGGGCTGCTCCTTTGCCGGTCCTGCGGGCACGAGCTGGCGGAAGACGCCGACCTGAGCTTCGTACCCAGCCGCATGGCGCTTTCCCACCGGAACGACACGGTAATCGGCGGGAAGCGCGTGTCCGTGCAGCTCTTCGAGAACCCGCACGGATTCCAGTTTGAAGTCGTAACTTTTCGGCGGGCGGATGTGCTAAAACACTGGCCGGCGGACCGACACTTCAGCTGGTACCCGGGACACTCGTGGACTGCCGCCACCTGCCCGCGCTGCAAAACACACCTGG GTTGGGCGTTTCAGCCTAGCGACTGGCCCAGGACAGTGACTCGAGAAGAGTTCGAAGGCTCAGACCAGACTTTTGTGGCACTCATACTTGACCGACTCCTGCAGGAACACTTTGCATCCACACTGCTGATGACGCCCAAATCCTTTAGAAGTTGA